The DNA segment TGACTGCTATCAATCTCTCTCACCTGCTCCCGGTGACAGTACTGTCACATTCTATTTCGTCTCTTATCATCTATTCCAAAACATGTACTGTGATTTTATTTTATACTAACTGTATTTGACTAGACTTTATTTACTCCATATTCATTTTAATTGTAGTTTATATAATGAAAAAATGATGGAAGTGAAGGCTAACGAAGCTTGTGAAAGTCATGTGAGAGCAGTGTGCAAATCTCGTAGCTAAAGTCTAAAGGTGAAGTAATTTCTTCTCATATTCTTATATTTTGGTAAGCAAAGTTATTTGTAGTTGTAGGTGGTAATATGTATCAAGTGAAATAGTGAGGCACAGGCATCCTTGCTTGAACACCATAACAAGTACGCAATGGTTAAAGGTATTCCCtacattcaaaaaataaaaagaaaaaaatcatgaGATTTCCTTAGTAATTAGTTCGTTCTGAAAAAAGACACATTTTTATATATGAAAATAATTTACCTTGAACTCCTTATTTTATCCTTAATAATTAACAAGCTCTTACGATCACATAAAATGTTATGACatatttaaaattataaatttaaattttttatatcCATACAAATATTAtgatatatttaaaaatataaattttaaaagcATAAATTCTAAAAGTCTATATTATTTCCTTAAATGCCGCGCCCTTCAATTTATGCCTTTAAGTTGAGACAGAAGGAGTACTTAATTAGTTTGATAAAAAAGATCATGTCAGAGTTTGAAATACTAAAGCGTTTTAAATTGGCTAGATTGTTGTAATAAATTAATTCTCCCTCGGTCCTAATTTATAGGAGAGTGTTTGACCGAACacaaattttttgaaagaaaaaaagactTGAAAACTTTAATTTGATTTAAAACAAGTGGTAGATAATTATACTATATATAAATCATGTTACTAATGTTAAAATGAGAAGTTTCAAGTTAGATGTTGGGTAAATATAAATAAATGTCATTATTTGAGAGATAGACTAAAAAGGCAGTGTCACATAAATTTGAGAGATGGACTAAATCAGAGTGATTGTACAAAATATTACTATTTGAAAGACAGAGTGAGATTCGAATATAAATAGATACCTTTACTTTTCTAATTTTCCATGGTCTGCAGAATCTATATTTTATCCTTCCAACCACCACCACCGCTATCTTGTCTTCTTGATCATAGCTATAGTCAAGCCCTATCCTTCCTTCCCCTCAACCTTTCCTACTTGCACATGTTCAAGATAGAAAATAAAGCAACACTTTCCATTATAAGCTGAACAATTTAACCTAATTTAGCCATTACTTTTTCTGGGGTTTTCTTTTGACAAAACTCTACAAATGTTTCCTTCAGGCAACAGCCAAGAACCCTTTAATCCCTACACCTCAAAAGCATTACTTGAAAAGTCTTTTACATATAATCATCATCAAAACCCTAGTTCAAGTTCAAGGCAAGAAGATCTTGCATCTTTCTTGAATTTCCCTTCTCCATTTCTTGATGATCACAATAACGAGTTGCCCTTGAACCAAATATTGTCTCATCAGCATCACCAAGATCAAGAGGCTGGTGATCATCACCATGTCAAAGAGAGCAATTTTACTCATAATATTTCTTGTGAGGCTTCAAAGGAGGAAATGTCTATTGAGGCAGCTAAAACATCATCAAAGAAGAGAAATCTCAGTGCAACGCCACCGCGAAGGAGAACTGGGAAGAAAGATAGGCATAGCAAGATATGCACTGCTCAAGGTGTGAGAGATCGGAGAGTGAGATTGTCACTTCACATAGCGCGTAAGTTCTTCGATCTCCAAGACATGTTAGGCTTTGATAAGGCAAGTAAAACTATAGAATGGTTGTTTTCCAAATCCAATAATGCCATAACTGAGCTCTCAGAGAACATACCACAAAAGGATTATAGTGATGGTAACAAGATTATTAATAGTAATAGTTCAAGTAGTGAAGATCAAAAGAGTGAATCTCTTATGTCTGAATGTGAAGTACTATCAAGATGGGAGGAGAACTCAAATAATGAAGGGAAAGAGAGAGGAAAAGACATAAACATGAATGATAGATTGAGTGAAATGGTGCAAAATAATCCACATAAGAGGGAGTCAAGAAACAAAGCAAGAGCAAGGGCTAGGGAAAGAACAAAAGAGAAAATGATGATTAAAGGTCTTGACAAAAAGTGCAATAAACAATGGTATGAAACAAACCCTAATAGTGGTACTAATATTTTTGACCATTTAGGCTCATCAAGCAATAGTGGTTTTCTTGATCAAGAATACTCCAACAACAATTCTTATAATAATACAAGTGTCAATCAAGAAAAGGATTCTCCCCTTGAAGCAAGTTCTCAGTCTCTAGAACATCCGTTCATTTCAAATTACTATGCAAATTCCACAGCAGCAATAGGAGGCTTAGATTCTGGAAATTGCTTCTTGGGTTTCCTTGGGAACTGGGAATATGCACCAATGGCATATGCAGGTAACCCTAGCTCAATTTATTTGGCAAACTCCAGTTATCAATTTCAGCCACTGGACCAAGAAAAACATTTATCCTGCAGACATCACAGGCAGGAATAAATTCAACTGGGTCTTAAGTTGTACTTAGGCAACTTTTTGTTACTTTTTACAGTGTTATATCTCCTATGTTTACCCTGTTTGATAATTTTTTTTTGGTTGATTTATGCAATATGGAAAAATTCTAGTACTGTTTTGACCTAATTTTTCTGCTTGGTATAGACAAGACAGAGAATGTGTTTATGAATAAAATTTGTTGTTTGATTAATTCACCAGTTATATATGCTCTCTCtctgtattttttttcttcttcttattttggaTGAGTGAAAGGAATGTGCCACCTTATAGCACaactttattttaaaatatatatatgctcTTTTTAATTTCTAAGTTTCATGATATTTCTTGCTTGTTATAGAATAGTTAAATGCTGACTAAATTTATTTCTTGCATAATTAAATAGAATAAGCTCTAGAAAAGCTAGCATTTTGACACAGGAGCCTCAAGGGTAAGGCAGTTTCTTATTTTATAACAGAGAAATCTCGTGTAACAAATGATGCAGGTTGAAAACTCGGTGGATAATGAACTCTTAATTTCAGAATAAATTAAAGTCAATATAATAAATTGGAGAGAAAACCTCTTCCAACCCACATAAGAACAATGATGAGGAGTAGTGCTGCCTAGAAGGTTTATGCCCCTTTGAATCACTTCATGAATACTGGCCTTAAAATACATTAGCCAGTCAATTAAACTTGTACCAAATTATGGCATATTGTAGTTTTGACAAATAAATTAGCCTTTGTTGTTCAGGTTGATTGGAAGAATAACTATTCGAATTTTGAATGCATAGACCTTCCTGGATACGGCAATTTACTTCAGGATTAAAttcaaatccatatataataaatTGGGAGAAAATCTCTTCCAACCCCAGatggaaaaaatgaagaagagcaGTGCCAACCATAAGTTTTATGCCTCTTTTGAATCATTTCATAAATAGATGGCCTTAATTAGCCAGTCAAACTTGTACCCAGAATTGGCAAGATTATAGTCTTGTTTATCTCATTATATCTAATGCATGCGTTTACTAGGTGTAATTGATGAATTTTCTGGTGAGATTTTAATTCAGTAGTTTCtacttcatttatttttatttatactgAACTTAGTTTACTACTCATCTACAAGTTTAAAAAGACGGAAGTCATAAATATGCAAATTCCGACTGCTATTGTTAAATGGAGTAGCTTTTTTCATGAAATCTAACCTTCATTCATGAGGAGAAGAAACATCAAATATTAAAACTGATGATTAATTTATTCAACTAAATAATCAACAGTAAACATTAAAGCCCTAAACATGAAGTAAATTTTGGATAAGAATTTGAATGAAAAAGCCCTTTGATTATAACGTACACGGAAATATTGCAAAAAACTATATTTAAGGTGAAATCTTTATGCACTTCAACTAGAAAGTAAACAAATTGTCACACACTAAAACCAATAGTTTAGATGTTTATGGTACTACATGAAAATATATTATGTGAGCATGAGTTTTTTGTTCCTCAAGTATATCCAAATGTCTAACGACTTCATATTTCAAGTGCTAGTACCAGCAGAGGCGAATCTAGGATTTAAATCCCATGGGTTCATATCCactattttgtaattttaatgaagttttacatataaatttttacaccgcatcgaaagttatgggttTCGTTGAACTCGTTAGTTATTCACTACATCCGCCTCTGAGTAGTAGTAAATCTTTATAGTAAATTGGTGTTTTTGTTGAGTTCTATGGAGGTGAACTCAACCGTGTTAGTTATAGTTAACGCTCTTGCTATTGTGAAAAAATATGCTAGATGTGTTCAATTTGGTGAAAATTTTGATTAGATCGTGCTACTTTGAAATCTGGTGCTATTTATCATAGCAGTCCAAGAGATTGGTTTATTTTTGGGTATGCTTTGTTTGCTTTGCTGTTCTTTGGACACACTTGAACATGGTACTACAACCTTGTTCGGCAATATTTTTACCGCTATATATTGATCCAAATTTAGATGCTCAAGTCGAATTTGAAACTATATATACCTCACCTTCTGCCATGTAATCATATGTTTAAACGTCTTGATTGAGCTTTCTAGGTCTTCCAATTATTAGagcc comes from the Nicotiana sylvestris chromosome 4, ASM39365v2, whole genome shotgun sequence genome and includes:
- the LOC104210475 gene encoding transcription factor CYCLOIDEA-like, whose product is MFPSGNSQEPFNPYTSKALLEKSFTYNHHQNPSSSSRQEDLASFLNFPSPFLDDHNNELPLNQILSHQHHQDQEAGDHHHVKESNFTHNISCEASKEEMSIEAAKTSSKKRNLSATPPRRRTGKKDRHSKICTAQGVRDRRVRLSLHIARKFFDLQDMLGFDKASKTIEWLFSKSNNAITELSENIPQKDYSDGNKIINSNSSSSEDQKSESLMSECEVLSRWEENSNNEGKERGKDINMNDRLSEMVQNNPHKRESRNKARARARERTKEKMMIKGLDKKCNKQWYETNPNSGTNIFDHLGSSSNSGFLDQEYSNNNSYNNTSVNQEKDSPLEASSQSLEHPFISNYYANSTAAIGGLDSGNCFLGFLGNWEYAPMAYAGNPSSIYLANSSYQFQPLDQEKHLSCRHHRQE